In the genome of candidate division TA06 bacterium, the window GACAGCACGTTCACCGAAGTGGGTGATTCTGCTGGATTGGCACACGACGACAGCACCTTCGGATGTGTGGCGGGAGATATTGATGGAGACGGTGATCTGGATCTCTTTGTCGCAAGGTTTGGAGGTGCAAGTGCTCTGTATGAGAATGATGGGGATGGGACCTTCACCGACATCACCGACTCTGCCGGGGTATCCATGTCTGGTGCCGGTACTGGCTGCGCGTTCGAAGACTTTGACTCAGATGGTGATCTGGATCTATATGTTGGCCGCTTCCTTGATGAGAACTACATGTTTGAAAATGACGGAACGGGATCGTTCACTGACGTGACAGCTGATGCAGGTGTTGGGGACGCCGGTACCAACAGAACTGGCGTAGGCATCACTGCCGGTGACCTTGATGGTGATGGAGACGTGGATATTTACTGCGGGAACCATAAGAGAAACACCCTGTTCAGAAACGATACAGAGACCAGTCTCCTTGCCGCCAACAACTGGATGGTACTCAGGTTACACGGAAGCCTATCCAATAGGAGTGCGATTGGCGCAAGGGTCTACCTCACCACTCCTGCTGGTACTCAGGTGAGAGAAGTGACTGGAGGCTCTGGAGTGTGCTCCATGAGCAGCCTTCAGCTCGAGTTTGGTCTAGGACCCCACGGCGGTGCTGACATTGTAATCAGATGGCCCAGTGGTTATGTGGAGAATCGTGCAATTTTTGGCGGTGGGTATGTTGACATTGAAGAAGGGGTGACGGGTGTGGTCGAAGGTACAGCTCACAGAAGTATTCGTCAGGCTGTCCTTCTGCAGAACAGGCCGAATCCATTCTCCTCTCGTACATTGATCAGCTATCAGATAGCTGCCAGGGGTCCTGTCGCAATCGACATTTATGACATAGCCGGCAGGCTTGTTTGCAATCTGGTCAATGGAGAGGTGAACGCCGGAACCCACACCGTACTCTGGGATGGCACAGTCTCAGGTAAGGCGGTTTCAGACGGCGTCTACATTTGCAGGCTGAGCGGCGAAGGTTTCGCCCTTGCCCAGAAAATTGTCTTGCTGAAATAGCAGCATAAGCCGCGGGTACGATAAATCTGCCGCCTGTGAGGGCGGCAGATTTTCGCTAACGGCTGGTTCACCGGCTGCGACGTCAAATCTGCAAATCTGCGTGCTAGGCACCATGCTATTTCAAGTAGGATGTACGAATTGCTAAGTACGAGGCACTAAACACCTCGTACACGGTTTCTTGCACTTTGTACTTTGCTCTTTGTCCCTTGTACTTCCGTGCGTACAGCGTATAGCGTATAGCCGTCTTATAGCCTATATCTTACAGCTTACAGCTTTCAGAAGGGTTTGATTTTCATTGACATAGAGCAAATGGGATAGTAATATCCTAAGATTATCTGGAGAGAGGAGGTGATACGTTGGCTCTTGCAAAGGAAAAGAAGGAAGAGCTGGTTTCTCAGTTCAGGATACACGAGAACGACTCGGGTTCGCCTGAAGTACAGATAGCCATTCTGACCGAAAGAATCAAGGAGATAACCGAGCACCTGAAGAAGTTCAAGAAAGACCTTCATTCCAGGGCAGGTCTGCTCAGGCTTGTGGGAAGACGGAGAAGGCTTCTTAACTATCTGATGAAGAAAGACATGAAGAAATACAAGGCAATGGTGGAGAAGCTTGGCCTCAGAAAGTAGTCGGGAGGACTAATGATACATAAGGTTGAAACGGATCTGGGAGGAAGACCGCTCATTATTGAGTGTGGGAAGATGGCCAAGCAGGCAGATGGTGCTGTCACGGTAAGATACGGTGACACGATTGTCCTGATAACTGTCTGTGCGTCTGAGGAACCGAGAGAGGGGATCGATTATTTGCCTCTTATGGTTGATTACAGAGAGAAGACCTACGCTGCGGGTAAAATACCGGGCGGTTTTTTCAAAAGAGAGGGGAGGCCGACCGAGAAAGAGATTCTGAGCGCTCGACTTATTGATAGGCCTATCAGGCCGCTCTTCCAGAAGGGTGTTATTGACGACATTCAGATAGTGGCGACGGTTCTTTCTTCAGACAGAGAAAATGATTCAGATATTCTTGGCTCGATAGGGGCGAGCTCAGCGCTGGCCGTCTCGGATGTACCTTTCGACGGGCCGATTGGAATAGTGCGCGTTGGGATGGTTGACGGGTCTTTTGTGATAAATCCAACCTTTCCAGAATTAGAGAATGCCTCCTTGAATCTCGTGGTCGCGGGGAATGAGCAGAGGATAACTACAATAGA includes:
- a CDS encoding T9SS type A sorting domain-containing protein; protein product: MACKVMECRYLRFSIRQARLLRIFVLQRNSNQEIFVGEEVNMLRVALLLAAAICLPLSSAATTSMSFTDITDSTTLGDTAHAYGISLGDYNDDDKLDIFVGNLILPSKLFRNEGDMDFTDVTDSAGFEGVVEAKGSSMADYDNDGDLDLALTGWGRDSFYRNNGDGTFIDYTDSANYAVDDSVHGMSVVWADYDGDGYVDLFVANLDGPSILYRNQGDGTFSDVTSDAGIDSDYGTGALWLDYDDDGDPDLFVGRYSGKPDHLYRNDGDSTFTEVGDSAGLAHDDSTFGCVAGDIDGDGDLDLFVARFGGASALYENDGDGTFTDITDSAGVSMSGAGTGCAFEDFDSDGDLDLYVGRFLDENYMFENDGTGSFTDVTADAGVGDAGTNRTGVGITAGDLDGDGDVDIYCGNHKRNTLFRNDTETSLLAANNWMVLRLHGSLSNRSAIGARVYLTTPAGTQVREVTGGSGVCSMSSLQLEFGLGPHGGADIVIRWPSGYVENRAIFGGGYVDIEEGVTGVVEGTAHRSIRQAVLLQNRPNPFSSRTLISYQIAARGPVAIDIYDIAGRLVCNLVNGEVNAGTHTVLWDGTVSGKAVSDGVYICRLSGEGFALAQKIVLLK
- the rpsO gene encoding 30S ribosomal protein S15, which produces MALAKEKKEELVSQFRIHENDSGSPEVQIAILTERIKEITEHLKKFKKDLHSRAGLLRLVGRRRRLLNYLMKKDMKKYKAMVEKLGLRK